The Archocentrus centrarchus isolate MPI-CPG fArcCen1 chromosome 7, fArcCen1, whole genome shotgun sequence genome window below encodes:
- the LOC115783643 gene encoding E3 ubiquitin/ISG15 ligase TRIM25 yields MSSSKPEEQLAYELSCPICLQLYSDPVALPCGHNYCQACIRKSIDSTEKGGKILPRCPECREEYPGMDTLQINFKLRSIIENYRASAPLLNMQAETVDSQMEIFCDHCIDEQSPAVKTCLKCEVSLCSRHFQKHHEKELFRTHTVVEPTKELGVKNCATHQRPLEYFCSNDLTTLCTVCIVEGQHQSHDVLTFSVAEEEMRRALDTRNKVISSRLQLTEGLLQKAAEDQGTSEATEDKMVSKAVAVMESIGALVDRYRDRLHSLLDEERGHRQKNWQLGMSALEDQQQQLLEAQKSAEEVLSETDTCVFIHRFMQVEQKLRDAATSTISSKIPPKMPFNMKSLKTQDFCSEMIRLMDSLHILLNPQELIFNVYTAHPSLLLSNDLRTVKYSSSKQSYSEHPERFTSIPQILCNHGFSSGEHVWVVEVGANSMWSMGVCYKTIPRRGDHSRLGHNPVSWRLQWKNGKMTACQYSSNVVLKEVTTPPVKIEIALDYEGGTLTFHSTRGRREHLHTFKAVFRETVYPAFGINSNTPDSWITLHSGM; encoded by the exons ATGTCATCGTCAAAGCCAGAAGAGCAGCTAGCCTATGAGCTGAGCTGCCCCATCTGCCTTCAGCTCTACTCTGATCCGGTGGCTCTCCCCTGTGGGCACAACTACTGTCAAGCTTGTATCCGCAAGAGTATTGACAGCACAGAGAAGGGTGGCAAAATACTGCCACGCTGCCCAGAATGTCGCGAGGAGTATCCCGGCATGGATACCCTGCAGATAAATTTCAAACTCCGCAGCATCATCGAGAATTACAGAGCCAGCGCACCGCTGCTGAACATGCAGGCTGAGACTGTGGACAGCCAAATGGAGATTTTCTGCGATCACTGCATAGACGAACAGTCACCGGCTGTGAAGACCTGCCTGAAGTGTGAGGTGTCTCTGTGCTCCAGGCACTTTCAGAAACACCACGAGAAGGAGTTGTTCAGGACACACACTGTGGTGGAGCCCACGAAGGAGCTGGGCGTGAAGAACTGTGCCACCCACCAGCGTCCCCTTGAGTACTTTTGTTCCAACGACTTGACCACTCTGTGCACCGTGTGCATCGTAGAAGGCCAACACCAGAGCCACGATGTGCTCACCTTCAGTGTAGCTGAAGAGGAGATGAGACGAGCACTGGACACCCGAAATAAG gtCATTTCCAGCAGGCTGCAGCTGACAGAGGGCCTTCTACAGAAGGCTGCGGAGGATCAGGGAACGTCTGAGGCTACCGAAGACAAAATGGTCAGCAAAGCTGTTGCAGTCATGGAAAGTATTGGAGCACTAGTAGACAG GTACAGGGACCGTCTACATTCGCTGCTggatgaggagagaggacaTCGCCAGAAAAACTGGCAGCTAGGAATGAGTGCACTTGaggaccagcagcagcagctgctagAGGCCCAAAAGAGTGCCGAAGAGGTCCTCAGTGAGACAGACACATGCGTCTTCATACACAG GTTCATGCAAGTTGAACAAAAGCTGAGAGATGCTGCCACAAGCACCATTTCCTCCAAAATCCCCCCAAAGATGCCGTTCAACATGAAGTCCCTCAAAACCCAAGACTTCTGCTCGGAAATGATCCGCCTCATGGATTCTCTTCATATCCTCCTCAACCCACAGGAACTCATCTTCAACGTCTACACCGCCCACCCTAGCTTGTTGTTGTCCAATGATCTGCGCACAGTCAAGTACAGCTCCAGCAAGCAGTCATATTCGGAGCACCCGGAGCGTTTCACAAGCATACCTCAGATCCTGTGCAATCATGGTTTCTCTAGTGGGGAGCATGTATGGGTTGTAGAAGTGGGGGCCAACAGTATGTGGTCAATGGGTGTATGCTACAAGACCATCCCTCGCCGTGGTGACCACAGTCGTCTAGGGCACAACCCTGTGTCCTGGAGGCTGCAGTGGAAAAACGGCAAGATGACAGCGTGCCAGTACTCCTCTAATGTGGTCCTGAAGGAAGTGACCACTCCTCCAGTCAAGATTGAGATCGCCCTGGACTATGAGGGAGGAACGTTAACGTTCCACAGCACCAGAGGGCGCAGGGagcacctccacaccttcaaggCTGTGTTTAGGGAGACAGTTTATCCAGCATTCGGTATAAATTCAAACACACCAGACTCCTGGATCACGCTGCACAGTGGGATGTGA